One window of Streptomyces sp. FIT100 genomic DNA carries:
- a CDS encoding glutamate-5-semialdehyde dehydrogenase, whose amino-acid sequence MTSLSPYDNMSPVAQAAYRARAAAAEIAPLPRSVKDDALLAIADALEVRTSEIVEANAEDIARAREAGTSESVIDRLGLTPQRVRAIAADVRHVAALPDPVGEVVRGSTLPNGIDLRQVRVPLGVVGIIYEARPNVTVDAAALCLKSGNAVLLRGSSSAYSSNSALVKVLRDAVGGAGLPADAIQLVPGESRDSVRELMRARGLVDVLIPRGGASLIRTVVEESTVPVIETGTGNCHVYVDARADLDMAVDILINSKAQRPSVCNAAETLLVHQDIAAAFLPRALDALGEAGVTVHADDRTLAHAEGSKATVVPATAEDWETEYLSYDIAAAVVDSLDKAVEHIRLWSSGHTEAIVTTSQAAARRFTQLVDSTTVAVNASTRFTDGGQFGFGAEIGISTQKLHARGPMGLPELTSTKYIVTGDGHTR is encoded by the coding sequence ATGACCTCGCTCTCGCCGTACGACAACATGTCCCCGGTCGCCCAGGCCGCCTACCGGGCCCGCGCGGCCGCCGCCGAGATCGCGCCACTCCCGCGCTCGGTCAAGGACGACGCGCTGCTGGCGATCGCCGACGCCCTCGAGGTCCGTACCAGCGAGATCGTCGAGGCCAACGCCGAGGACATCGCCCGCGCCCGCGAAGCCGGCACCAGCGAGTCGGTCATCGACCGGCTCGGCCTCACCCCCCAGCGGGTCCGTGCCATCGCGGCCGACGTCCGCCATGTCGCCGCCCTGCCCGACCCGGTCGGCGAGGTGGTCCGCGGCTCGACCCTGCCCAACGGCATCGACCTCCGCCAGGTCCGTGTCCCCCTCGGCGTCGTCGGGATCATCTACGAGGCACGGCCGAACGTCACCGTGGACGCCGCCGCGCTCTGCCTGAAGTCCGGGAACGCCGTGCTGCTGCGCGGTTCCTCCTCCGCCTACTCGTCCAACAGCGCCCTGGTGAAGGTCCTGCGCGACGCCGTCGGAGGCGCCGGACTGCCCGCCGACGCGATCCAGCTCGTCCCCGGCGAGAGCCGCGACTCCGTGCGCGAGCTGATGCGCGCCCGCGGCCTCGTCGACGTCCTCATCCCGCGCGGCGGCGCCTCCCTCATCCGCACCGTCGTCGAGGAGTCCACCGTCCCGGTCATCGAGACCGGCACCGGAAACTGCCACGTCTACGTCGACGCCCGGGCCGACCTCGACATGGCCGTCGACATCCTGATCAACTCCAAGGCCCAGCGCCCCAGCGTCTGCAACGCCGCCGAGACCCTCCTCGTCCACCAGGACATCGCCGCCGCCTTCCTGCCCCGCGCCCTGGACGCCCTGGGCGAGGCAGGCGTCACCGTCCACGCCGACGACCGCACTCTGGCCCACGCCGAGGGCTCCAAGGCCACCGTCGTGCCGGCCACCGCGGAGGACTGGGAGACCGAGTACCTCTCCTACGACATCGCCGCCGCCGTCGTCGACTCCCTCGACAAAGCCGTCGAACACATCCGCCTCTGGTCCTCCGGTCACACCGAGGCCATCGTCACCACCTCCCAGGCCGCCGCCCGACGCTTCACCCAGCTGGTCGACTCCACGACCGTCGCCGTCAACGCGTCCACCCGTTTCACCGACGGCGGTCAGTTCGGTTTCGGCGCCGAGATCGGAATCTCCACGCAGAAGCTGCACGCCCGCGGTCCCATGGGCCTGCCCGAGCTGACCTCGACGAAATACATCGTCACCGGCGACGGTCACACTCGGTGA
- the proB gene encoding glutamate 5-kinase, whose translation MAEARRIVVKVGSSSLTTAAGGLDADRVDALVDVLAKARSGGEREIVLVSSGAIAAGLAPLGLARRPKDLARQQAAASVGQGLLVARYTASFARYGVRVGQVLLTTDDTSRRAHYRNAYRTLDQLLSMGAVPVVNENDTVATDEIRFGDNDRLAALVAHLVRADLLVLLSDVDGLYDGDPSRPGASRIEEVRGPEDLTGVEIGSAGKAGVGTGGMVTKVEAARIAAAAGVPVVLTSASRAADALAGRDTGTYFHRTGRRSADRLLWLAHASTPQGSLTLDDGAVHAVVQGRKSLLPAGIAEVDGEFSAGDPVELRDSEGRAVARGLVNFDAKEIPQLLGRSTRELARELGPAYEREVVHRDDLVVLES comes from the coding sequence GTGGCCGAGGCCCGCAGGATCGTCGTCAAGGTCGGCTCGTCCTCCCTCACCACGGCCGCCGGCGGCCTCGACGCGGACCGGGTGGACGCCCTCGTCGACGTACTCGCCAAGGCGCGCAGCGGTGGCGAGAGGGAGATAGTGCTGGTCTCCAGCGGCGCCATCGCCGCAGGACTCGCACCGCTCGGGCTGGCCCGGCGCCCCAAGGACCTGGCCCGCCAGCAGGCCGCCGCCAGCGTCGGCCAGGGCCTCCTCGTCGCCCGCTACACCGCCTCCTTCGCCCGCTACGGCGTCCGCGTCGGACAGGTGCTCCTCACCACCGACGACACCAGCCGCCGCGCCCACTACCGCAACGCCTACCGCACCCTCGACCAGCTGCTCTCCATGGGCGCCGTCCCGGTCGTCAACGAGAACGACACCGTCGCCACGGACGAGATCCGCTTCGGCGACAACGACCGGCTCGCCGCCCTCGTCGCCCATCTCGTACGGGCCGACCTGCTGGTCCTCCTGTCCGACGTGGACGGCCTCTACGACGGCGACCCGAGCAGGCCCGGCGCTTCGCGGATCGAGGAGGTCCGCGGACCGGAGGACCTGACCGGAGTGGAGATCGGCTCGGCCGGCAAGGCGGGCGTCGGCACCGGCGGCATGGTCACCAAGGTCGAGGCGGCCAGGATCGCCGCCGCCGCGGGCGTCCCCGTCGTCCTCACCTCCGCCAGCCGCGCCGCCGACGCCCTCGCCGGACGGGACACCGGCACCTACTTCCACCGCACCGGCCGCCGCTCCGCCGACCGGCTGCTGTGGCTCGCCCACGCGTCGACCCCGCAGGGTTCGCTGACCCTCGACGACGGCGCCGTGCACGCCGTCGTCCAGGGCAGGAAGTCGCTGCTGCCCGCCGGAATCGCCGAGGTCGACGGCGAGTTCAGCGCCGGCGACCCGGTCGAACTGCGCGACTCCGAGGGCCGCGCCGTCGCCCGCGGACTCGTCAACTTCGACGCCAAGGAGATCCCGCAGCTGCTCGGCCGCTCCACCCGCGAACTGGCCCGGGAGCTCGGTCCCGCGTACGAGCGCGAGGTCGTACACAGGGACGATCTCGTCGTCCTTGAGTCCTGA
- a CDS encoding glycosyltransferase family 2 protein produces MADTPPEVSVIIGAYDAMPYLVQCLDSVASQTLGSDCIEIVAVDDGSTDGTGRCLDEFAARTKVPMRVVHQANSGGAGGPRNTGLAMARGRYVFFLDADDHLGAEALDRMVAMADAAGTDVVLGKVVGVNRNAAKSMWGRTVERADLYTSNIKFTLSAQKLFRRELLVRHGMRFDETLRTGEDALFTMEAYLRADATGSGISVVADYPCYYLVGRDDGKHLTRSGGYELRFDSARALMKLIAEHVPPGTRRDQLMIRPFTVTLLPQFGPAVLRQPEEDLRHKTELAAPLMAAYWTPGLARALKVEERLRLICAGLGRAELLREVLAFGKDGGVPRVVRRRGRHYLAYPGFGDRRAGVPYSAYEVTMAERIDGRRVEPRTPLARRVAGRLRRAVRGLSSG; encoded by the coding sequence ATGGCCGACACTCCGCCCGAAGTCAGTGTGATCATCGGCGCCTATGACGCGATGCCGTATCTCGTGCAGTGCCTCGACTCGGTCGCCTCCCAGACCCTGGGTTCCGACTGCATCGAGATCGTCGCCGTCGACGACGGATCCACCGACGGCACGGGGCGCTGTCTGGACGAGTTCGCGGCGCGGACGAAGGTGCCGATGCGCGTCGTGCACCAGGCCAACTCCGGCGGCGCCGGCGGACCCCGCAACACCGGCCTGGCCATGGCCCGCGGCCGCTATGTCTTCTTCCTCGACGCCGACGACCACCTCGGCGCCGAGGCGCTGGACCGGATGGTCGCCATGGCCGACGCGGCCGGCACGGACGTCGTGCTCGGCAAGGTCGTCGGCGTCAACCGCAATGCCGCGAAGTCGATGTGGGGGAGAACCGTCGAGCGCGCCGACCTCTACACCTCCAACATCAAGTTCACGCTGAGCGCGCAGAAGCTCTTCCGGCGCGAGCTGCTCGTGCGCCACGGCATGAGGTTCGACGAGACCCTGCGGACGGGCGAGGACGCGCTCTTCACCATGGAGGCGTATCTGCGGGCCGACGCCACGGGCTCCGGCATCTCCGTGGTCGCCGACTACCCGTGCTACTACCTCGTAGGCCGCGACGACGGCAAACACCTGACGAGGAGCGGGGGTTACGAGCTCCGCTTCGACTCGGCCCGCGCCCTGATGAAACTCATCGCCGAGCACGTACCGCCGGGCACGCGGCGCGACCAGCTGATGATCCGGCCCTTCACGGTGACGCTGCTGCCGCAGTTCGGCCCGGCCGTGCTGCGACAGCCGGAGGAGGACCTGCGGCACAAGACGGAACTCGCCGCGCCCCTCATGGCCGCCTACTGGACCCCCGGCCTCGCGCGCGCACTCAAGGTGGAGGAGCGGCTGCGGCTCATCTGCGCCGGCCTGGGCCGGGCCGAGCTGCTGCGGGAGGTGCTGGCCTTCGGCAAGGACGGGGGCGTGCCCCGGGTCGTGCGCCGCCGCGGCCGGCACTATCTCGCCTACCCGGGATTCGGCGACCGGCGGGCCGGTGTTCCGTACTCCGCCTACGAGGTGACCATGGCCGAACGGATCGACGGGCGGCGCGTCGAACCGCGCACCCCCCTTGCGAGACGGGTCGCCGGACGCCTGCGCCGGGCTGTCCGGGGGCTGTCCAGCGGATGA
- a CDS encoding bifunctional cytidylyltransferase/SDR family oxidoreductase yields the protein MSVPHEAKPRTTAVVLAGGTGQRVGLAIPKQLLKIAGKAVIEHTLTIFEQAEAIDDVIVLMAPGFVPDVEKIIAKAGLTKVSRVIEGGATRNETTERAIEALGEGLAEGEDANVLFHDAVRPLLSQRVIQDCVDALDRYQAVDVAIPSADTIIVTRTHGEDGEFITDIPDRSRLRRGQTPQAFKLSTIRRAYEIAAGDPNFQATDDCSVVLRYLPDVPIHVVTGDEYNMKVTQPVDVFIADKLFQLASSAAPRQADEAAYRELLAGKTLVVFGGSYGIGADIAALAERYGAKVYALGRSTTGTHVENPEHVDDALSTAYAESGRIDYVINTAGVLRIGKLAETDNATIQEALNVNYLAPVQIARASYKYLVETQGQLLLYTSSSYTRGRAEYSLYSSTKAAMVNLTQALSDEWAAEGIRVNCVNPERTATPMRTKAFGQEPAGSLLSSEAVARTSLDVLLSELTGHVIDVRQQDPTREAGEASGFEQALASVLDRQEDV from the coding sequence TTGTCCGTGCCGCACGAAGCCAAGCCCCGCACCACCGCAGTCGTGCTCGCCGGTGGTACCGGCCAGCGCGTGGGGCTCGCGATCCCCAAGCAGCTGCTGAAGATCGCCGGCAAGGCCGTCATCGAGCACACGCTGACGATCTTCGAGCAGGCCGAGGCCATCGACGACGTGATTGTGCTGATGGCGCCGGGATTCGTACCCGATGTGGAGAAGATCATCGCCAAGGCCGGCCTCACCAAGGTCAGCAGGGTGATCGAGGGCGGCGCCACGCGCAACGAGACCACCGAGCGGGCCATCGAGGCCCTCGGCGAGGGTCTCGCGGAGGGCGAGGACGCCAATGTCCTCTTCCATGACGCAGTGCGTCCGCTTCTGTCACAGCGAGTGATCCAGGACTGTGTCGACGCCCTCGACCGCTACCAGGCGGTCGACGTCGCCATCCCCTCCGCGGACACGATCATCGTGACCCGCACCCATGGCGAGGACGGCGAGTTCATCACCGACATCCCGGACCGCTCCCGGCTGCGCCGCGGCCAGACCCCGCAGGCGTTCAAGCTCTCCACGATCCGCCGGGCCTACGAGATCGCCGCGGGCGACCCCAACTTCCAGGCCACGGACGACTGCAGCGTCGTGCTCAGGTACCTGCCGGACGTGCCGATCCACGTCGTGACGGGCGACGAGTACAACATGAAGGTGACCCAGCCGGTCGACGTCTTCATCGCCGACAAGCTCTTCCAGCTGGCCTCCTCCGCCGCCCCGCGCCAGGCCGACGAGGCCGCGTACCGCGAGCTGCTCGCCGGCAAGACCCTGGTCGTCTTCGGCGGCTCGTACGGAATCGGCGCGGACATCGCCGCCCTCGCGGAGCGGTACGGGGCGAAGGTCTACGCGCTGGGCCGTTCCACCACCGGCACCCATGTCGAGAACCCGGAGCACGTCGATGACGCGCTCTCCACGGCGTACGCCGAGAGCGGCCGTATCGACTACGTCATCAACACCGCGGGCGTGCTGCGCATCGGCAAGCTCGCCGAGACCGACAACGCGACCATTCAGGAAGCGCTGAACGTCAATTACCTGGCGCCTGTCCAGATTGCTCGTGCGTCATACAAGTATCTGGTCGAGACCCAGGGGCAACTGCTTCTCTACACCTCTTCCAGCTACACCCGCGGCCGCGCCGAATACAGCCTCTACTCATCGACCAAGGCCGCCATGGTGAATCTCACCCAGGCGCTCTCCGACGAATGGGCGGCAGAGGGAATCCGGGTGAATTGCGTCAATCCGGAGCGCACCGCCACGCCGATGCGCACCAAGGCTTTCGGCCAGGAGCCGGCCGGGTCGCTGCTGTCCTCCGAGGCCGTGGCCCGGACCTCGCTGGACGTGCTGCTTTCCGAGCTGACCGGCCATGTCATCGACGTACGCCAGCAGGACCCGACCCGCGAGGCGGGCGAGGCATCCGGATTCGAGCAGGCGCTGGCGTCGGTCCTCGACCGACAGGAAGATGTGTAA
- a CDS encoding glycosyltransferase family 4 protein, with protein MKISFLIHTVYGIGGTIRTTLNLAEELAGRHEVEIVSVFRHRDEPLFAIDPRISVVPLVDTRPGSVTNEKEHPLARRPAERFPAHEARFKEYSRLTDERVRDHYAASDTDVVIGTRPGLVAYAAQFAPERAVLIGQEHMTHNHHKPALRAEMREHLAAIDAFVTVSEGDAAVWREQVPLPGTQVLSIPNSVPEPMVDPSDLGGTTVVAAGRLSSEKQYDLLIEAFGKVVAEHPEWTLRICGWGNQKERLRRRIDELGLYNSVLLMGPRSPIEPEWVKGAIAVSTSRHESFGMTLVEAMRCGLPVVSTDCDYGPREIVADSVDGLLVPVGDADAVARALLRLIDDGELRRRMGAAARVNAQRFDPGPVAKQYEELFAELGAGGSRKSPSCIEADTSGGAGADSGGTGTDAENAEETSPGGGALDRTPSASPSAGSAFIPVADCVAAADGSLRVRLIAPESAAVAYPGLRLVCTREEKGAEERVFPFRADGTAAIPSGEEFAEGSWICHADQPVSGLRVGIRVRAVDQRGSMDPARRTGPRGGVRHLVPYIRAPRNLLALRSWARGAHAEAGDIRVDRWNITVSGRLHGVTTEQVTAPVLLLRRGGEQPAELEFPGVQHGADGFRATLACTDVVRARLAGKEGWELWLQYAPGAEAVRVGRILDDVVAKGSVYAYPPVLLPAPRPFLQLRRALCRLRGRRPRLVTARLGYDRQNALTLEVSDQ; from the coding sequence ATGAAGATCTCCTTCCTCATTCACACCGTCTACGGCATCGGCGGCACCATCCGCACTACGCTCAACCTCGCGGAGGAACTCGCAGGCCGGCACGAGGTGGAGATCGTCTCCGTCTTCCGGCACCGTGACGAGCCGCTCTTCGCGATCGACCCCCGCATCTCGGTCGTACCGCTCGTCGACACCCGCCCGGGCTCCGTGACGAATGAGAAGGAGCACCCGCTCGCACGGCGACCCGCCGAGCGCTTCCCGGCCCACGAGGCGCGGTTCAAGGAGTACAGCCGGCTCACGGACGAACGGGTACGGGACCACTACGCCGCGTCCGACACGGACGTCGTCATCGGGACCCGGCCCGGACTGGTCGCGTATGCCGCCCAGTTCGCGCCGGAGCGGGCCGTGCTCATCGGCCAGGAGCACATGACGCACAACCACCACAAGCCCGCACTGCGCGCCGAGATGCGTGAACACCTCGCCGCCATCGACGCGTTCGTGACCGTCTCCGAGGGCGACGCGGCGGTGTGGCGGGAGCAGGTGCCCCTGCCCGGCACCCAGGTGCTGTCCATCCCGAACAGCGTCCCCGAGCCCATGGTCGACCCCTCCGATCTGGGTGGGACGACGGTCGTGGCGGCCGGACGGCTCTCCTCCGAGAAGCAGTACGACCTGCTCATCGAGGCGTTCGGGAAGGTCGTCGCCGAACACCCGGAGTGGACCCTGCGCATCTGCGGCTGGGGCAACCAGAAGGAGCGGCTCCGCCGTCGCATCGACGAGCTCGGCCTCTACAACAGCGTCCTTCTCATGGGCCCCCGCTCACCGATCGAGCCGGAGTGGGTCAAGGGCGCGATCGCGGTCTCCACCTCCCGCCACGAGTCCTTCGGCATGACCCTCGTCGAGGCGATGCGCTGCGGACTCCCGGTCGTGAGCACCGACTGCGACTACGGCCCCCGCGAGATCGTCGCGGACAGTGTCGACGGGCTGCTGGTGCCCGTGGGCGACGCGGACGCCGTCGCCCGCGCCCTGCTGCGCCTGATCGACGACGGGGAACTGCGCCGCCGCATGGGAGCCGCGGCCCGCGTGAACGCTCAGCGCTTCGACCCGGGCCCGGTCGCCAAGCAGTACGAGGAGCTGTTCGCCGAACTCGGCGCGGGAGGTTCCCGGAAATCCCCTTCGTGCATAGAAGCCGACACCTCAGGGGGCGCCGGTGCCGATTCCGGCGGTACCGGTACGGACGCCGAGAACGCCGAGGAAACATCGCCGGGCGGCGGCGCGCTCGACCGCACCCCGTCGGCCTCCCCGTCGGCCGGCTCCGCGTTCATCCCGGTGGCCGACTGCGTGGCCGCCGCCGACGGCAGTCTGCGCGTGCGGCTGATCGCTCCCGAATCGGCCGCCGTCGCGTACCCGGGACTGCGGCTGGTCTGCACACGCGAGGAGAAGGGCGCCGAGGAGCGCGTCTTCCCGTTCCGCGCCGACGGGACGGCCGCCATCCCGAGCGGTGAGGAATTCGCCGAGGGGAGCTGGATCTGCCACGCCGACCAGCCGGTATCCGGCCTGCGTGTCGGCATCCGCGTCCGCGCCGTCGACCAGCGCGGCTCGATGGACCCGGCGCGGCGGACCGGGCCCCGCGGCGGCGTCCGCCACCTCGTCCCCTATATCCGCGCCCCCCGGAACCTGCTCGCGCTGCGTTCCTGGGCGCGAGGCGCGCACGCCGAAGCGGGAGACATCCGCGTCGACCGGTGGAACATCACGGTGTCGGGACGGCTGCACGGAGTCACGACGGAGCAGGTGACCGCCCCCGTCCTGCTGCTCAGGCGCGGCGGAGAGCAGCCGGCCGAGCTGGAGTTTCCCGGCGTACAGCACGGGGCGGACGGCTTCCGGGCCACCCTGGCCTGCACCGATGTCGTCCGTGCCCGGCTCGCGGGCAAGGAGGGCTGGGAGCTGTGGCTGCAGTACGCACCGGGCGCCGAGGCCGTCAGAGTCGGCAGGATCCTCGACGATGTGGTGGCCAAGGGCTCCGTCTACGCCTACCCGCCCGTGCTGCTGCCCGCGCCGCGTCCGTTCCTTCAGCTGCGCCGCGCCCTGTGCCGGCTCCGGGGCCGCCGCCCGCGGCTGGTCACGGCCCGGCTCGGCTACGACCGGCAGAACGCGCTGACACTCGAAGTCTCCGATCAGTGA
- the obgE gene encoding GTPase ObgE yields MTTFVDRVELHVAAGNGGHGCASVHREKFKPLGGPDGGNGGRGGDVILTVDQSVTTLLDYHHSPHRKATNGKPGEGGNRSGKDGQDLVLPVPDGTVVLDGNGEVLADLVGQGTTYVAAEGGRGGLGNAALASARRKAPGFALLGEPGRSGDIVLELKTVADVALVGYPSAGKSSLISVLSAAKPKIADYPFTTLVPNLGVVTAGATVYTIADVPGLIPGASQGRGLGLEFLRHVERCSVLVHVLDTATLESERDPLTDLDVIEEELKQYGGLDDRPRIVVLNKIDIPDGKDLADMIRPDLEERGYRVLEVSAVARTGLKELSFALAEIVAAARAAKPQEEATRIVIRPKAVDDAGFTVTQEEDGLFRVRGEKPERWVRQTDFNNDEAVGYLADRLSRLGVEEQLMKAGARAGDGVAIGPEDNAVVFDWEPTMMSGAEMLGRRGEDHRFEAPRPAAQRRKDREAERDEAEREFDDFDPF; encoded by the coding sequence ATGACCACCTTCGTGGACCGCGTCGAGCTGCATGTCGCCGCGGGTAACGGAGGCCACGGCTGCGCCTCCGTACACCGGGAGAAGTTCAAGCCGCTCGGCGGACCCGACGGCGGCAACGGCGGCCGCGGCGGCGACGTGATCCTCACCGTCGACCAGTCGGTGACGACGCTGCTCGACTACCACCACTCGCCGCACCGCAAGGCGACCAACGGCAAGCCCGGCGAGGGCGGCAACCGCTCCGGCAAGGACGGCCAGGACCTGGTGCTGCCGGTGCCCGACGGCACGGTCGTGCTGGACGGGAACGGCGAGGTGCTCGCCGACCTGGTCGGTCAGGGCACCACGTACGTGGCGGCGGAGGGCGGCCGCGGCGGCCTCGGCAACGCGGCGCTGGCCTCGGCGCGTCGCAAGGCGCCCGGATTCGCGCTGCTCGGCGAACCGGGCCGGTCCGGCGACATCGTCCTGGAGCTCAAGACCGTCGCCGACGTGGCGCTGGTCGGCTACCCGAGCGCGGGCAAGTCCTCGCTGATCTCGGTCCTGTCCGCGGCCAAACCGAAGATCGCGGACTACCCCTTCACGACGCTCGTGCCGAACCTCGGCGTCGTCACGGCCGGCGCGACCGTCTACACGATCGCCGACGTGCCGGGTCTGATCCCGGGGGCCAGCCAGGGCCGCGGCCTCGGCCTGGAGTTCCTGCGCCACGTCGAGCGCTGCTCGGTGCTGGTGCACGTGCTGGACACGGCGACGCTGGAGTCCGAGCGCGACCCGCTCACCGACCTCGATGTCATCGAGGAGGAGCTGAAGCAGTACGGCGGCCTCGACGACCGGCCCCGCATCGTCGTCCTGAACAAGATCGACATCCCGGACGGCAAGGACCTCGCGGACATGATCCGCCCGGACCTGGAGGAGCGTGGCTATCGCGTCCTCGAGGTGTCGGCGGTGGCCCGTACGGGGCTGAAGGAGCTCTCCTTCGCGCTCGCCGAGATCGTCGCGGCGGCGCGCGCGGCCAAGCCGCAGGAGGAGGCGACCCGGATCGTCATCCGCCCGAAGGCGGTCGACGACGCGGGCTTCACGGTCACGCAGGAGGAGGACGGTCTCTTCCGCGTGCGCGGCGAGAAGCCCGAACGCTGGGTGCGCCAGACCGACTTCAACAACGACGAGGCCGTGGGCTACCTCGCGGACCGCCTCAGCCGCCTCGGCGTCGAGGAGCAGCTGATGAAGGCGGGCGCCCGGGCCGGCGACGGTGTGGCCATCGGCCCCGAGGACAACGCCGTCGTCTTCGACTGGGAGCCCACGATGATGTCCGGCGCGGAGATGCTCGGCCGCCGCGGCGAGGACCACCGCTTCGAGGCTCCGCGGCCCGCGGCCCAGCGCCGCAAGGACCGCGAGGCCGAGCGCGACGAGGCCGAGCGCGAGTTCGACGACTTCGACCCGTTCTAA
- the rpmA gene encoding 50S ribosomal protein L27 codes for MAHKKGASSTRNGRDSNAQRLGVKRFGGQVVNAGEILVRQRGTHFHPGSGVGRGGDDTLFALQAGAVEFGTHRGRKVVNIVPVA; via the coding sequence ATGGCACACAAGAAGGGCGCATCGTCCACCCGGAACGGTCGCGACTCCAACGCTCAGCGGCTCGGCGTGAAGCGCTTCGGCGGTCAGGTCGTCAACGCCGGTGAGATCCTGGTCCGCCAGCGCGGCACCCACTTCCACCCGGGCTCCGGCGTCGGGCGCGGCGGCGACGACACGCTGTTCGCGCTGCAGGCCGGTGCGGTGGAGTTCGGTACCCACCGCGGCCGCAAGGTCGTGAACATCGTTCCGGTCGCCTGA
- the rplU gene encoding 50S ribosomal protein L21, with protein MYAIVRSGGRQHKVAVGDIVEVDKISTANVGDTVELSTLLVVDGDAVTSDPWVLAGIKVQAEVVDHHKGAKIDILRYKNKTGYRRRQGHRQQYTAIKVTEIPAAAK; from the coding sequence GTGTACGCCATCGTGCGCAGCGGTGGTCGCCAGCACAAGGTTGCTGTCGGCGACATCGTTGAGGTTGACAAGATTTCCACCGCCAATGTTGGCGACACGGTCGAGCTCTCGACCCTGCTCGTTGTCGACGGCGACGCCGTGACCAGCGACCCCTGGGTGCTGGCCGGGATCAAGGTCCAGGCCGAGGTCGTGGACCACCACAAGGGCGCCAAGATCGACATCCTGCGCTACAAGAACAAGACCGGCTACCGTCGTCGTCAGGGCCACCGCCAGCAGTACACGGCGATCAAGGTCACTGAGATCCCCGCGGCTGCGAAGTAA
- a CDS encoding acyltransferase: MNYRVQPSAQVDETAEIGAGSSVWDLAQIREGARLGEGCVVGRGAYVGTGVRMGDNCKLQNYALVYEPAELGNGVFIGPAVVLTNDHNPRSVDPEGKQKRGGDWEAVGVKIADGASIGARSVCVAPIEIGRWAMVAAGAVVTKDVPDFALVVGVPARQIGWVGHEGVRLVEREGEAGVWECPTSGRLYRETPGGALTEA; the protein is encoded by the coding sequence GTGAACTACAGGGTTCAGCCCAGCGCCCAGGTCGACGAGACGGCCGAGATCGGCGCCGGCAGCAGTGTCTGGGATCTCGCGCAGATCCGCGAAGGCGCCCGGCTCGGTGAGGGCTGTGTGGTCGGCCGGGGCGCGTACGTCGGTACGGGTGTCCGCATGGGCGACAACTGCAAGCTGCAGAACTACGCCCTCGTCTATGAGCCGGCCGAGCTCGGCAACGGGGTGTTCATCGGTCCCGCCGTGGTCCTCACCAACGACCACAACCCGCGCTCCGTCGACCCCGAGGGCAAGCAGAAGCGCGGCGGCGACTGGGAGGCCGTCGGGGTGAAGATCGCCGACGGTGCCTCGATCGGCGCGCGCTCGGTGTGCGTGGCCCCGATCGAGATCGGCCGCTGGGCGATGGTCGCGGCCGGTGCGGTCGTGACGAAGGACGTGCCGGACTTCGCGCTGGTCGTCGGCGTCCCTGCACGGCAGATCGGCTGGGTCGGCCACGAGGGCGTGCGCCTGGTCGAGCGCGAGGGCGAGGCCGGTGTGTGGGAGTGCCCGACGTCGGGACGGCTCTACCGCGAGACCCCCGGAGGGGCGCTCACCGAGGCGTAG